The segment CGGGCCATCTTATCGCCGACCTCGCGAGAGCTTCTGGCGCGACGGTGTTGGATATCGAAACGGTTTCGCGCGACGCCAAATCCGTCGCCCAGGCGATTGGGAATGCAGCCGGTGATTTGATCATCCTGATTGGAGGCACCGGTGCGGGGCGCGCCGACGCTACAGCCGACGCGCTTGCCGCGCGTCGGGCGCTCATCGCCCACAACGTCGCGCTACTGCCCGGCCGAACCGCGGCGATCGGCCGGCTCGGAGCGGTCCCGATCATTGCTCTGCCCGGCGCGCCCGATCAGGCCTTTGGAGCCTTTCTGGCGCTGGTTCAGCCGGCTATCGATCACCTGTCGGGCAGGAGCGCCCGGCGACAGACGGTCCTGGCGCTGGAGCGAAAAATCTCCTCCACGGTCGGACTGGCCGAGATCGTCCTCCTGAAGCAGGAACAAGACAGATGGCGGCCGCTTGCGATAGGCGATTTTTCGCTGGAGGCGATCCGCCTGGCGGATGCATGGCTTGCCATTCCAGGCGGCAGTGAGGGGTGGGCCGCGGGAACACCTGTCGGCGCCTTTGTGTTCGACGATCCCAGATGAGTCGGTCATGACCAGATCCACCCGCCAAGATACCGGCCAGGAGCAGTTCCTGACGGTCCTGTCGCGCGACGAGGCGCTCGCCCGTTTCGAGGCCGCGCTATTTCCCAGGACGATCCCGACCGAAGAACTGATGCTGGCGGATGCGCTTGGGCTGGCGCTTGCCGATGATGTCACGGCTCCGATCGACGTGCCGCCCTTCGACCGTTCGAACGTCGATGGTTTTGCCGTGCGCGCCGCCGACATGGTCACCGCGTCGGAGGCGTTTCCTGCCAGGCTCCTGCTCAACCGCGAAACCATCGCCTGCGGTGTCGCCCCGCAAATCCCTGTGTTCGCAGGCACCGCCACCTCGATCTCGACGGGCGGGCCCGTGCCGCGCGGCGCCGACGCCATCGTCATGGTGGAGCACACACAACCAGCCGAAGGCGATGCCATCGAGGTCAGGCGCGGAGCCTCGCCCGGCCAGTTCATCTCGCATGCCGGATCCGATATTGCCCGCGGTGAAGTTCTGCTGCGCGCCGGAACGGTGATCGGCTCGCGAGAAATCGGCATGCTTGCCGCCTGCGGAATTGCGCTGGTGACGGTGGCGCGCAAGCTGCGCGTGGCGGTTTTGTCGACCGGCGACGAACTTGTCCAACCGGGCGACACCCTGCGACCCGCCGGCATTTACGACGCCAATGGCGCAATCGTCAGCGCCGCGATAACTGAAAATGGCGGCCAGGCGAGCTTTCTCGGCGCTTATCCGGATGACGAAGCCACGCTGGAAGCCGCCATGCGCGAGGCGCTGGCCGCGCATGACGTGCTGATAGTGTCGGGTGGGACGTCCAAGGGCGCGGGTGATGTCAGCCACCGCATCGTGAACCGTCTCGGCGCCCCCGGCATCGTTGCCCATGGCGTGGCGCTGAAGCCGGGAAAGCCGCTTTGCCTCGCCGTTTGCGACGGCAAGCCGGTCGTCGCGCTGCCGGGATTCCCGACTTCGGCCATGTTCACCTTCCACGACATGATCGTACCTGTGCTGCGCCGCATGGCGGGCCTGCCGCCTCGGAGCGAAGCGAAGGTCGCGGCCAAGGTTCCGCTGCGTATTCGCTCCGAACTCGGCCGCACGGAGTTCGTCATGGTATCGCTGGTCGAGGGT is part of the Mesorhizobium sp. L-2-11 genome and harbors:
- a CDS encoding molybdopterin biosynthesis protein → MTRSTRQDTGQEQFLTVLSRDEALARFEAALFPRTIPTEELMLADALGLALADDVTAPIDVPPFDRSNVDGFAVRAADMVTASEAFPARLLLNRETIACGVAPQIPVFAGTATSISTGGPVPRGADAIVMVEHTQPAEGDAIEVRRGASPGQFISHAGSDIARGEVLLRAGTVIGSREIGMLAACGIALVTVARKLRVAVLSTGDELVQPGDTLRPAGIYDANGAIVSAAITENGGQASFLGAYPDDEATLEAAMREALAAHDVLIVSGGTSKGAGDVSHRIVNRLGAPGIVAHGVALKPGKPLCLAVCDGKPVVALPGFPTSAMFTFHDMIVPVLRRMAGLPPRSEAKVAAKVPLRIRSELGRTEFVMVSLVEGEQGLVAYPTGKGSGAITSFAQADGFISIEALADHMPAGSEASVTLFTPHVRVPDLVVIGSNCTGLDLVVGILFRAGLTVRSIAVGSLGGLAAAKRGECDIAPIHLFDSKTQSYNAPFLSEGLELVQGWRRMQGIVYRPGDLRFQGTDPEEAVRAALADPNCMMVNRNQGSGTRILIDQLLGAVRPDGYWNQPRSHNAVAAAVAQNRADWGVTIAPVARSAGLGFIALKEEHYDFALVSVRKQRPAVQAFLTALASPEFNAAVERMGFSRPG
- a CDS encoding molybdopterin-binding protein, with the translated sequence MMRMQPSVGALTGLEAALAALLDGVEPVAPTLLPLDQTLGKIGAAMPPLAHALPIHDTAKTDGWACRALDLAGASAYSPLPLMAIPVWIEAGGAMPEGCDCVLDADLIDCSPMPQALEEAAPGQGVRRAGEDMEAGRPLIIAGDRLSAADLLTVRSAGIGEIAVRAPQVRLIDVAAPTSDTFTGHLIADLARASGATVLDIETVSRDAKSVAQAIGNAAGDLIILIGGTGAGRADATADALAARRALIAHNVALLPGRTAAIGRLGAVPIIALPGAPDQAFGAFLALVQPAIDHLSGRSARRQTVLALERKISSTVGLAEIVLLKQEQDRWRPLAIGDFSLEAIRLADAWLAIPGGSEGWAAGTPVGAFVFDDPR